The genomic interval CGCCGTCTCGATCTGCTCATACGTGCACGACTCCGGCTCGCGGTCCGGGCGCCAGCGCTCGAACTGCACAGTGTGCCGGAAGCGCCAGCCCTCGAGTTGGTCGTAGCGCACTTCGAGCACGCGCTCGGGGCGGAGCTTGACGAACGACGAATCCTGGCGTGACGGCGCGAAACGCGACTTCTCGCCCTCGCCCTTCAGCGCCTCGCCGTCTTCATCCCGCCGCACCAGGGGTGCGAGCTCGTCGATGAGTTCGAGCCGGCGTCGGTTGCTCCATGCCGCGACACCGCCGACCGGGTAGAGCTGTCCGTCCTCGGAGTAAAGGCCCACCAGCAGCGAGCCGACGCCCTCGCCGGACCTGTGGATGCGGTATCCCATCGCGACGACATCGGCGGTGCGAGCGTGCTTGATCTTGAACATGGTGCGCTTGTTCGGCGCGTACGGCTGCGAGAGCGGCTTCGCCACCACACCGTCGAGCCCCGCTCCCTCGAACTCCGCGAGCCAGCGCTCGGCGAGTGCGGGGTCATCCGTCGTCCGCGTGACGTGCACCGGATGCGGAACCCCTCCGAGCAGGTCGACGAGTTCTGCTCGCCGCACCTCGAACGGCTCGGGCTGCAGGTCGCGCTCACCGCGCGCGAGCAGATCGAACGCGATGAACATGGCTGGTGTCGTCTCGGCGAGCATGTTCACGCGGGATGCCGCGGGGTGGATGCGCTGCGTGAGCGACTCCCAGTCGAGCCGCTGCGCCCCCGGCTCGCCCTTGGGCACCACGATCTCGCCGTCGA from Microbacterium pumilum carries:
- a CDS encoding ATP-dependent DNA ligase — its product is MPYEIPAPMLAKSVPAVPDPSKTPGGLSFEPKWDGFRALVSWDGTDVEIGSRGAKPLTRYFPELVEAFARLLPEPCLIDGEIVVPKGEPGAQRLDWESLTQRIHPAASRVNMLAETTPAMFIAFDLLARGERDLQPEPFEVRRAELVDLLGGVPHPVHVTRTTDDPALAERWLAEFEGAGLDGVVAKPLSQPYAPNKRTMFKIKHARTADVVAMGYRIHRSGEGVGSLLVGLYSEDGQLYPVGGVAAWSNRRRLELIDELAPLVRRDEDGEALKGEGEKSRFAPSRQDSSFVKLRPERVLEVRYDQLEGWRFRHTVQFERWRPDREPESCTYEQIETASAYDLGGVLD